In Fusarium oxysporum Fo47 chromosome VII, complete sequence, the following proteins share a genomic window:
- a CDS encoding cytochrome P450: MAVVSKLLGFSNLTLAAVVESFVAIKLFPNYYSTQSHLVAVATILLVNYALGVVFWVLLYPLLFSPLRRIPGPKSYLSAAHRALIVKDKPAGELFLELGRQYPGEDLITLNSMRDQICIMNPQLLADLLVHNCYDFAKPTRIRSFLRHILGDGLIIVEGDQHKFLRKNTTPAFHFRHIKEFYPMMWAKGETLTRALNQDMTTSRSSVIELNGWASKITLDIIGIAGLGRKFDTVERKKDPLADIYEQLFEPDREKLIFGMLSLAIGLPIIRLIPWKMNALFNYLTGSLNELCFPMIKEKKAAIMEKEDSHFDVLSLLIKSNNFSDEALKDQLLTFLATGHETTASALTWACYLLTKHPESQERLRDEIGDALPEDMDNASAVDLAGILEQLPYLNGIMHETLRLYPTVPMTMRQAVRDTRIGNQFIPEGTDIIVSIWYINRSPEIWGPDAAEFRPERWIAEDGKPNQNGGASSNYNFLTFLHGPRNCIGQGFAKAEMRCLLATMVRSFEWTLAMDDALVMPRGVITIKPENGMYLKLKAL; this comes from the exons ATGGCTGTTGTTTCGAAGCTATTGGGCTTTTCTAACCTTACGCTTGCTGCGGTTGTCGAGTCGTTCGTAGCCATCAAGCTATTTCCAAATTACTATAGCACACAAAGTCACTTGGTAGCTGTGGCTACCATTTTACTCGTCAACTATGCCTTAGGAGTCGTTTTCTGGGTGTTGCTATACCCCCTTCTATTCAGTCCGCTCAGACGCATTCCTGGCCCAAAG TCATACCTGAGCGCGGCTCATCGTGCCCTTATTGTCAAGGACAAGCCCGCTGGCGAACTTTTCCTGGAACTTGGGAGACAATATCCTGGAGAAGACCTGATCACCCTCAACTCCATGCGAGACCAGATATGCATCATGAACCCTCAGCTTTTAGCAGATCTGCTCGTCCATAACTGCTACGACTTCGCCAAACCAACAAGAATCCGCTCATTCCTGCGACACATCCTTGGCGATGGCCTCATCATTGTAGAGGGCGATCAGCACAAGTTTTTGCGCAAGAACACAACACCTGCCTTCCACTTCCGACATATCAAAGAGTTTTATCCAATGATGTGGGCAAAAGGAGAGACACTTACAAGAGCACTAAACCAGGATATGACTACCTCTAGATCATCGGTCATTGAGCTTAACGGCTGGGCGAGTAAAATCACTCTGGACATTATTGGCATCGCTGGCCTAGGCCGCAAGTTCGATACtgtggagaggaagaaggatcCGCTTGCCGATATTTACGAACAGCTCTTCGAACCGGACCGAGAAAAGCTCATCTTTGGTATGCTTTCCTTGGCTATCGGTCTGCCGATCATTCGATTAATTCCTTGGAAGATGAACGCTCTGTTCAACTATCTGACGGGGTCACTGAACGAGCTTTGTTTCCCAATGatcaaggaaaagaaagcTGCCATCATGGAAAAGGAGGATAGCCATTTTGATGTATTGTCGcttctcatcaagtccaaCAACTTCTCAGATGAGGCCCTGAAGGACCAGCTTCTGACGTTCTTAGCGACAGG GCACGAAACAACCGCATCGGCACTTACTTGGGCATGCTACCTTCTCACTAAGCATCCGGAGAGCCAGGAAAGGCTACGGGATGAAATCGGAGACGCGTTACCGGAGGATATGGATAATGCTTCGGCAGTTGATCTTGCTGGCATCCTTGAGCAACTGCCTTATCTTAATGGCATCATGCACGAGACACTACGACTTTACCCAACGGTACCAATGACCATGCGTCAAGCTGTCCGCGACACCCGAATTGGAAATCAATTTATCCCCGAGGGTACAGATATTATCGTTTCGATCTGGTACATTAACCGCTCTCCTGAAATCTGGGGACCTGACGCGGCAGAATTCCGCCCCGAGCGATGGATCGCAGAAGATGGGAAGCCGAACCAGAATGGCGGAGCGAGTAGCAACTACAACTTCCTCACATTCTTACATGGACCCCGAAATTGTATTGGGCAGGGTTTTGCAAAAGCTGAGATGCGATGTCTGTTGGCTACTATGGTTCGGTCCTTTGAGTGGACGCTGGCGATGGATGATGCATTGGTTATGCCAAGGGGAGTTATCACGATTAAGCCGGAAAATGGCATGTATTTGAAGCTGAAGGCTCTGTAG